GGCTCGGGAGCCTTCTGGTCGGACATGGGTCTTGAGCTTACGCCGCAGGCCGCGCATCGGTTACCGAGGCCCGCGCGTCCTTCATGCGCCAGAGCGCCCACCAGGGGGTGGAGGGCGATTCATGGTGCTCCCAGTGGTAGCCAAAGAAGTAGCACGAGAGCATGGCCCGCAGGTGGTTGCGCGGCAGGGTGCGGGCGTGGTGGGGCGCCATCTCCGGCGTCTCCGGGCGGCGGTGGGGCACGTACGTGCCGAAGTAGAAGAGCTGGAGCGTGCCCAGCACGGCGGGCACCACCCAGAACATCCAGATGCGCCACTGCTCCACGCCCAGCCACCAGAGGATGTTGAACTTCACCGCCATCACGGAGAACTGAATCAGCGTGACGTAGCGGACCATGAAGGTGCCCAGCCACGGCAGGAAGGACTGGAAGCGGGTGGAGAAGTCCGGGTCCCTCTCGCTGGTGGGGTCCGCATGGTGGGCGCGGTGGTTCACCACCAGCCGGTGATACGAGAGCCCCGCGAAGAGGAAGCACGCCCCCGTGCCCACCGCGTTGTTCAGCCACCGGCGGCGGCTCACCGTGCCGTGCATCGCGTCATGGCCGGTGATGAAGAGGCCCGTGCACAGGTAGCCCTGCACCAGGACATGAAGCCAGGCGAGCGGCGAGGTGGCCGAGAGCCCGTCCGCCGTGAGCAGCCAGACGAGGTGGCCGCCCCACGCGCCAAGGATGAACAGCGCGATGGGGACCCCCCAGGGGCCATGGTCGACGCGAGCGCTCATGCAGGGGAGGTTCTGGCCCTGTGCCCACCGCCATGCACGGGAAAAGAGGGGCATGGCGGGCGGGGGAACAGACGGGCGAGCGCCTGTGCTTATTTCTGAACGGCCGTGGCGCCGGACTCCTGGAGGAGCTGGTCGGCGGTGACGAAGCGCGGGGCGATGTCCACCGGCACGTTCTGGAGCTTGTCGAGCACGCGCTTCACCTCGGGGCGCACCACGCCCTGCTTGGCCAGCAGCGCCTCGGCCTGGGCCCGGTCGCCGCGGCCCTGAAGCTCCATGAGCTGCTTGGTGAGGCTCTCCACCGAGGCCTGCATCTTCTCGGGCACCACGGAGAACGTCCCGTCCGCGTTCACCTTCACCGCGCCGGTGTCCAGGAAGTGGTTGAGCTGGAGCGCCACGCCCTTGCCGTGCGCCTCGTCGATGCCGAAGCGGATGGAGCGGAACGCGGAGGCCAGGAACGTGGTGTACATGGTGCGCTCCAGGGACTTGTCCAGCACGCCCTTGTTCACCAGCTGCTGCAGTGCCCAGAGCCCCGAGATGTCGGCCTTGGCCTCCTCGGTGGCGCTGGAGGAGACCTGGAGCGCCTGGCGCACCGTGGTCTGCTTGCCATTGACGGTGATGGTGTGCGGCCCCAGGCCGTGCATCAGCTCGTGCATGAGGATGTGCGTGAAGAAGGCATCGAAGGAGACGTCCTTGCGGTCCTTGGCGGGCAGCGCCACCTGGGCGATGGGCTTGAGCACCTGCTGGAACTTGGCCTCCTGCACGTTCTTGAGCATCACGCGCTTGCTGCCCTTCTCCGCCGTCACCCGCTCGTCGTTGGGCAGGTTGAAGGCCGCGGTCTGCACGCCCCGGTTCGCATCGCCCGAGGAGAAGACGCTGTTGACGACGCTGATGGGGGCCAGGGCGCCGAGCTTCGGGTTGCGCATCTTCGGATCGATGGGCAGGCGGTCCTCCAGCCACTGGAGCTCGCCGCTGAAGCGCGACAGCTTCTGCGTCTCCACCTCATCCTTCAGCGTGATGAAGGCCTCGAAGGCGGCCTTGTAGTTGAACCAGTTGTCCTCGTAGACCTCGTAGGGCCCGATGGTGGGCTCGATGCTGGCGTCCAGCTCCATCCACGCCACCTCGCTGGCGTAGTAGTCGTTGGACAGGAACGCGTCCGCGCGCGCCGTGAGGAACGCCTGGAGCGTGGGCTGCTTCGTGAGCGCAGCCGCCTCGCGCAAGAGCTGCGCGGCCTGCGACAGCTCGCCCTGGTACTCCACGCTGTAGGGCACGGTGATGAACTTGCCATCCGGCGCGCGGCGCAGCGTGGTGTAGAAGCCCGTCGCCTCGCGCTGCTGCGGCTCGCTCAGCGTCTTCACCCAGCGCTCCACGTCCTCCTTGGTGGCGCCCGCCGGGTAGAAGTTGCCCTGCGCGGGGGGCTCCGCCGGAACGCCCGGCAGGAGAGGCTGCCCCTCGTCCAGCCGGGACCAGGGCCCCTTGTTGAGCAGGAAGGCTTGCAGCCGCGCGCGGCCCAGCGGCGAGGTGTCCTTCAGCAGGTCCAGCAGCAGGGCCTCGTTGCCCACCCAGGACTGGCGCAGGAACAGCACGTCCATCAGCCGGGCGGCCTGGATCGTCTTCGCCAGCGCCCGCTTCTCGTTCTCCGGGAGCTTCGACAGGTCGGCCTTGAGGTCCACCGGGGCAAAGCGCGCCGTCATCCGCTGGAGCTGGGCGGCGGTGGGCAGCGCCGGGGCGGCGGGTTCCGCGGCCTGGGCGGCCCCCGCAAGGAACACCGCCGGGAGGAGGGACAGGAGGGTGCGTGTCATGGGCGGAGTCATACCCCCCTCCCCCCTGGCGTCAACCGGGGAAAAATTCCCCACCCTTTCCGGACTCGACAAGCCGTCTGGGATGGTTATGGGGAACGCGACAGGCAGCCCCCCGCCGGGGGCGCCCGGAGGCCCCATGTCCGTCGAAACCCCACGGGAAACCCACTCTTTTCAGGCTGAAATCAATCAGCTGCTGCACCTCGTCATCAACTCCTTGTACAGCCACAAGGAGATCTTCCTCCGGGAGCTGGTGTCCAACGCCTCCGACGCGCTGGACAAGCTGCGCTTCCGCTCCATCACCGAGCCGGAGCTGCTGGGAGACCAGGGGGCCCTGGAAATCCACATCCTCCCGGATGCGGAGAAGGGCACGCTCACCATCGAGGACACCGGCGTCGGCATGACGCACGACGAGCTGGTGAAGAACCTGGGCACCATCGCCCACTCGGGCTCGCGCGAGTTCCTGGAGCTGCTCTCCCAGCGCGGCCAGAAGGACGTGAGCCTCATTGGCCAGTTCGGCGTGGGCTTCTACAGCGCCTACCTCGTCGCCGACCGGGTGGAGGTGGTCAGCCGCGCGGCCGGCCCGGACAGCCAGGCCTGGCGGTGGACCTCCGAGGCCAAGGGCACCTTCACCGTGGAGCCCGCCCCGCGCACCACCCGGGGCACCGCCGTCACCCTCCACCTGAAGGAGGACCAGAAGGAGTTCCTGGACGAGTGGCGTCTGCGCCAGCTCATCACCCAGTACTCCGACTATGTCGGCCACCCCATCCAGCTCCAGGTGAAGAAGACCACCGACGTCATCGACGCGCAGACGGGCCAGAAGACCGTCACCACGGCGCTGGAGACCGTCAACAAGGCGAGCGCCCTGTGGCAGCGCCCCAAGTCGGAGCTCACCGACGAGAAGTACCAGGAGTTCTACAAGCAGCTCACCCACGACTTCGAGCCGCCGCTCACGTGGACGCACTTCAAGACGGACGGCAACCAGCAGTTCACCGGCCTGCTCTTCGTGCCCAAGCGCAAGCCGTTTGACATGGACTCCTCCGGCAAGCGCCGTGGCGTGCGGCTGTTCGTCAAGCGCGTCTTCATCATGGACGACTGCGAGGAGATCCTCCCGCCCTGGCTGCGCTTCGTGCGCGGCGTGGTGGACTCGGATGACCTGCCGCTCAACGTCTCGCGCGAGCTGCTCCAGGACTCCGCCGTGGTGCGCTCCATCCGCAAGCACGTCGTCAAGAAGACGCTGGACCAGTTGGAGAAGCTCGCCAAGGACAAGCCCGAGGACTACCAGACGTTCTGGAAGAACTTCGGCGTCACCCTCAAGGAGGGGCTCGCCGCCGACAGCGAGCAGCGCGAGAAGCTGGGCTCGCTGGTGCGCTACGAGAGCAGCAGCCAGGAGGGGCTCACCTCGCTCGCCGACTACGTCTCGCGCATGAAGGAAGGCCAGCAGGCCATCTATTACGCCTACGGCGAGTCGCGCAAAACGCTGGAGGGCTCCCCTCACATGGAGACGCTCACCAAGCGCGGCTACGAAGTGCTCTTCATGACCGACCCGGTGGACGAGTGGGCCGCCCAGGGGCTGAACGAGTTCTCGGGCAAGCCGCTGGTGTCCGCGCTCCAGGCGGACCTGAAGATCCAGGCCACCGAGGAGGAGAAGAAGCAGCAGGAGGAGCACGCCAAGGGCCTGGGGCCCCTCACCGAGCGGATGAAGGAGGTGCTCAAGGAGTCCGTGCGCGAGGTGCGCGTGTCAGACCGGCTCACCGACTCGCCCGTGTGCCTCGTGCTCCCGGAAGGGGGCTCGCCTGCCTTCCTGGAGCGGCTCCTGCGCGAGAACGGCCGCGCCGCCCCGCGCGCCAAGCGCATCCTCGAGGTGAACCCCACGCACCCCGTGGTGGAGCACCTGCGCAAGCTGCAGGAGAAGGATGCGACGTCCGAGCGGCTCACCGAGTGGATTGAGCTGCTGCACGACCAGGCCCTGCTCACCGAGGGCAGCGGGCTGGAGGACCCCAACCGCTTCGCCCGGCGGATGACGGCCCTGCTCACCCAGGTGGCCGCGCAGGCCTGAGCCCCCTCGCCCTCCTCTACCCGAGGAGGGCGATCATCAGCACCGTCCAGAGGCCGTGGCTCACCAGCGGGGCCACGAGCCTCCGGCGCCACTCCGCCATCCATCCCCAGACGAGGAACGTCGGGAGCGCCGCCAGGGCCAGCTCCCACGCGCCCACCAGCAGGTAGGACAGGGCCAGCAGTCCCGTGGACAGCCCCACGCGCGCAAGCAGGCCCACCCTCGGCCGCAGCGCCGTCTGCACCACGCCGTGCCAGAACACCTCCTCCGCGGGCACGACGAGCAGCCCCACGCCGAGCAGCGCCGTGGCGCTCACCCCTTTGGCCTGCTGCGTCAGCGTCTCCACCGGCTGGCAGACGGGCCAGGCAGCGCCCGCGCAGAGCCCCCAGGCCACCGCCAGCGACACGCCCACCATCCCCGCGCCCACCGCGCGCCCAGCAGCACCTCCTGCCCGAAGGAGCGCGGGGGCCACACGCGCGGGGCCCCCAGCGCTTTCCACGAGAGCCCCAGCCACCCCAGGCAGTAGAGCGGCGCGACGAGGTAGAAGCCCGGGAAGCGACGCTGGACGAGCACGGCCCAGACGAGCGCCGTCACGCTCGCGGCCACCGTCCATTCCCGGTGCGTAGACGCTTCTCCCACACTTCCTCCCCTGTTCTGACCACAGGCGGCCAACCGTCGAGAGTGAAAGCCTTCAACGTCACTTGATTTGCTTCTGTGCGGCAAGGGACACTCGCACCCCCGTGAGCACTCCGCCAGGAGGCGCCCTCCCTGGTTCCCGTGCCACGCGGCCCATGAGTCCTCCCGCCGGAACTTCCGCGCGGGAGCAGCGGAGACAAGCGCCCCATGTTGATCGTGATGCGACCGGATGCGACACCCCAGGACATCGAACAGGTCAATGCGGAGATCCGCCGCCGGGGCTGGCAACCCCACGCCATTCCCGGAGGTACCCGCACGGCCATCGGCATCACCGGCAACCGGGGCGTGGTCGAGCCCGAGCCCTTCCGCGTGCTGCCGGGCGTGGCGGACGCGGTGCTCATCTCCCAGCCCTTCAAGCTCGTCAGCCGCGAGGTGAAGCCCGAGGACAGCAAGTTCCAGGCGGGCCCCCTCACCCTGGGCGGCAAGACGATTCACGTCATCGCGGGCCCCAGCTCCGTGGAGACGCGCGACCAGATTGTGGGCACCGCGAACGGGGTGAAGAAGGCGGGCGCCACGCTGCTGCGCGGCGGTGCGTTCAAGCCGCACCTGAGCCCCTATGAGTTCCAGGGGCTGAAGCACGACGGGCTGGCGCTGCTCGCCGAGGCGCGCCGGGAGACGGGCATGCCCATCGTCACCGAGGTGAAGGACACGGCGACGCTGCTCCAGGTGGCCGAGGTGGCCGACGTGCTCCTGCTGGGCTCGCGCAACATGCAGAACTACGCGCTGCTGGAGGCCGTCGGCGAGGTGCGCAAGCCGGTGATTCTCAAGCGCGGCATCAGCGCCACCCTCAAGGAGGTGCTGATGGCGGCCGAGTACATCGTCGCCCGGGGCAACACCCGCGTCATCCTCTGCGAGCGCGGCATCCGCACCTTCGAGACGATGACGCCCAACACGCTCGACCTGAACGCGGTGCCGATGCTCAAGTCCCTGAGCCACCTGCCCGTCTTCGTGGATCCGTCGCACGGCATCGGCATGCGCAAGGCGGTGCCGGCGCTGATGCGCGCCGCGGTGGCGGCCGGCGCCGACGGCCTGCTCGTGCAGGTCCACCCGGACCCGCCGCGGGCCATCTCGGATGGCCACCAAACCCTGGACTTCCCCGAGTTCGAAAAGGCCATGGACGAGGTGCGGGCCATTGCCGGAGCCATTGGGCGCGATGTTGCAAGGCTAGGATAGGCCCCCATGACACTCAAAGAGGCGCTGGGCATCGTACTGAGCCGGCGCGACCTGACCCGGGAGGAGATGACCGCCGT
Above is a window of Stigmatella erecta DNA encoding:
- a CDS encoding fatty acid desaturase, with translation MSARVDHGPWGVPIALFILGAWGGHLVWLLTADGLSATSPLAWLHVLVQGYLCTGLFITGHDAMHGTVSRRRWLNNAVGTGACFLFAGLSYHRLVVNHRAHHADPTSERDPDFSTRFQSFLPWLGTFMVRYVTLIQFSVMAVKFNILWWLGVEQWRIWMFWVVPAVLGTLQLFYFGTYVPHRRPETPEMAPHHARTLPRNHLRAMLSCYFFGYHWEHHESPSTPWWALWRMKDARASVTDARPAA
- a CDS encoding dipeptidyl-peptidase 3 family protein, with protein sequence MTRTLLSLLPAVFLAGAAQAAEPAAPALPTAAQLQRMTARFAPVDLKADLSKLPENEKRALAKTIQAARLMDVLFLRQSWVGNEALLLDLLKDTSPLGRARLQAFLLNKGPWSRLDEGQPLLPGVPAEPPAQGNFYPAGATKEDVERWVKTLSEPQQREATGFYTTLRRAPDGKFITVPYSVEYQGELSQAAQLLREAAALTKQPTLQAFLTARADAFLSNDYYASEVAWMELDASIEPTIGPYEVYEDNWFNYKAAFEAFITLKDEVETQKLSRFSGELQWLEDRLPIDPKMRNPKLGALAPISVVNSVFSSGDANRGVQTAAFNLPNDERVTAEKGSKRVMLKNVQEAKFQQVLKPIAQVALPAKDRKDVSFDAFFTHILMHELMHGLGPHTITVNGKQTTVRQALQVSSSATEEAKADISGLWALQQLVNKGVLDKSLERTMYTTFLASAFRSIRFGIDEAHGKGVALQLNHFLDTGAVKVNADGTFSVVPEKMQASVESLTKQLMELQGRGDRAQAEALLAKQGVVRPEVKRVLDKLQNVPVDIAPRFVTADQLLQESGATAVQK
- the htpG gene encoding molecular chaperone HtpG, with the translated sequence MSVETPRETHSFQAEINQLLHLVINSLYSHKEIFLRELVSNASDALDKLRFRSITEPELLGDQGALEIHILPDAEKGTLTIEDTGVGMTHDELVKNLGTIAHSGSREFLELLSQRGQKDVSLIGQFGVGFYSAYLVADRVEVVSRAAGPDSQAWRWTSEAKGTFTVEPAPRTTRGTAVTLHLKEDQKEFLDEWRLRQLITQYSDYVGHPIQLQVKKTTDVIDAQTGQKTVTTALETVNKASALWQRPKSELTDEKYQEFYKQLTHDFEPPLTWTHFKTDGNQQFTGLLFVPKRKPFDMDSSGKRRGVRLFVKRVFIMDDCEEILPPWLRFVRGVVDSDDLPLNVSRELLQDSAVVRSIRKHVVKKTLDQLEKLAKDKPEDYQTFWKNFGVTLKEGLAADSEQREKLGSLVRYESSSQEGLTSLADYVSRMKEGQQAIYYAYGESRKTLEGSPHMETLTKRGYEVLFMTDPVDEWAAQGLNEFSGKPLVSALQADLKIQATEEEKKQQEEHAKGLGPLTERMKEVLKESVREVRVSDRLTDSPVCLVLPEGGSPAFLERLLRENGRAAPRAKRILEVNPTHPVVEHLRKLQEKDATSERLTEWIELLHDQALLTEGSGLEDPNRFARRMTALLTQVAAQA
- a CDS encoding CPBP family intramembrane glutamic endopeptidase, which translates into the protein MAPALLRAGGAAGRAVGAGMVGVSLAVAWGLCAGAAWPVCQPVETLTQQAKGVSATALLGVGLLVVPAEEVFWHGVVQTALRPRVGLLARVGLSTGLLALSYLLVGAWELALAALPTFLVWGWMAEWRRRLVAPLVSHGLWTVLMIALLG
- the aroF gene encoding 3-deoxy-7-phosphoheptulonate synthase — encoded protein: MLIVMRPDATPQDIEQVNAEIRRRGWQPHAIPGGTRTAIGITGNRGVVEPEPFRVLPGVADAVLISQPFKLVSREVKPEDSKFQAGPLTLGGKTIHVIAGPSSVETRDQIVGTANGVKKAGATLLRGGAFKPHLSPYEFQGLKHDGLALLAEARRETGMPIVTEVKDTATLLQVAEVADVLLLGSRNMQNYALLEAVGEVRKPVILKRGISATLKEVLMAAEYIVARGNTRVILCERGIRTFETMTPNTLDLNAVPMLKSLSHLPVFVDPSHGIGMRKAVPALMRAAVAAGADGLLVQVHPDPPRAISDGHQTLDFPEFEKAMDEVRAIAGAIGRDVARLG